The genomic stretch TATCTCATTATCCTTTTTACCTCTATAACAAAAAGATAACCATAGgatttattttcaaatgtgTACCAGTGGTTGACCGTCTTTTATAGAATTCATTGGAATTAATTCAGCTAAGCACTTTGAAAATCGAAATTGTTTCCTTAAAGGTATCTAAAAATACCTGTAGAAACTGATTTGAGATCAGAGACGTCCAGCCTTATTGAAGAAATCCAATCTCTGTAGAATATGCATCTAGTCCTCTGTGTTGATGTAGTGTTGAGGTGATTTATCTGCGATCATTCTACCTGGGGCTTTTCGTTTAGTTTATAGCGGTTTGGAGGTCTGATGTATCTTCACATCATTCATGCAGGTTTTTCAATTTGCGATTAGCTATAGATATTTTAGTGGaatatttaagcattttcaATTCAAAgcttcagtgttttatgttTCATTTCACTGAACTTTAAGGAATGATCTGTCACAATGCAGTCACATTTGAAATGTTGTGTTAATGATAACAGTAGGTCACTGTATGGTATTTCACCTTTTGGGGTTTTCGGTGCATGTGTAtccaattatttttaataataatcaataAAGAACGACATTGTCATTTTCCCTGCAAGCTTGTTTGAATGTGTTGTGCTTTTATTGACATATTTTACGGCGCCATGGTTCCTTTTTAAAGCGCATCATAATATCCAATATAAAACGGCTCTCTGTACAAGTTAATTGTTGACGTTGTTATATTGTTTCATGACACAGTGcacttttgtttatatttattatgcTCTTTGTCTGCTTGTAACAAACCACTCGAGTTCTCGTTTAAAAACTTAATAGCATTTGCATGAGCCTCATGCTTATGTTCTGATGATCGTTCAACGTGATGTAAAATGAGGAaataaacaaacttttattttgctttaaaaactGTTCACGTATGCTTATATCAGCAAAatgataatttaaaaaattaggaattgcaattttttttgtACTGCTCTGAATAAGAAGAAGAGTATTTGATATAACAGATGTTTACATATGTTCACACAGTAATAACTACATTTACAAGATAAGCCTTTACAAACAattcttacactgcaaaaaatgacttgaatattttgtatttttgtcttgtttttagtaaaaaatatctagacgtattttcttgatgagtaaaatGACCTATAAAGTCTAGTTTATGGAACAAGACAATTTTTATTGAATTAAGCGTTTTtggaaaaaagtaaacttatttaaagatttttttttattccattggcagattgttttgcttgttttaagcacaaatttacttttCTAAGAACTAGACTtataggtcattttgctcattaagaaaatacatcttaatttaagaatttttttgtatttttactgaaaacaagacaaaagaaactaaataagaaagtcttttttttttcaataaaaagattcttagtatttttgtcatgttttcagtaaaaatatctaaaaattcttaaattaagaggctttttcttgatgagcaaaacgacccaagaaaataagtctagtttttagaccaaaaatatcaaatgtaagtgattttgtgcatacaacaagcaaaaaaatctgccaatagggtaagctaatttttcttgaatttagtgtttacattttttttttgcagatttttttgcttgttttatgcacaaaattacttaaatttgatatttttggtctctaaactagacttattttctttggtcattttgctcatcaagaaaaagcatcttaatttaagaatttttattaattttattttagtgaaaacaagacaaaaatactaagaatcttttttcttgaaaattattttttgctgtGCAATGTTACCTGGATGATCAATTGCTGTTTATATGATTTGTAATTCTTGTTTTTCCAATAGTTGACAGTATTATGTTGAGATTCATTTGAGAGACTTGTACACAACTATTACAAAAAGTGCTAACATTCACTGATTTACAGGAAAGTAACGAGCCAGGGGTGTGTAAACTTTTGAACACTGACTTGTTATTATTTTGTAGAAAAATCTTATTCATTTAATAATCTTTGAGAAGCTAAGCAGATATCTACCAAaatacaaaattataatttacaccGATCACACGTCTGACTCTTAATGTATTGTCTTACCACAATCCTTTGAACATTGATCTCTATATATGATGTTTTGACCAATTCACACTGCCATGCAGTTAAACATTcatttacattgtttttatgTAACCACCTGCTAAAAGTTTCATGGCTTTGTAGTGTGACCACTCACCCAAGCTTTCTTTTATCCACTATGGCTGATTTTGGGGAGATTCTTGAAGCTATAGGAAGCTTTGGGCTTTTCCAAAAGCTTCTCTTGTTGGCACTATGCTTCCCAAACCTCATATTGCCATTTCATTTCGTCACTCTCATCTTCAACAATGCCGACACAAACCACCATTGCAACACTGACTGGATTCTTCAAGTGGATCCCAATCTGACAAGAGAAGAGCAGCTTCACCTGACCGTGCCCATGCTCCAGGATGGATCCTATAGTCCGTGTCTGATGTACAAGCCTGTGAATTGGAGTCTCGCTGCTATACGGGAATATGGCTTGAATGAAACCACAGCTTGCATTGATGGATGGGTACATAATGATACTATGTATGAGTCAACTATTGTTACAGAGGTAAGTAATGCCAGtgataaatgtaaatgagctgTTTCAAATGCTAACTTTTTATTTAGTTACCCATATATTTAGTCAATGCATTAGTCAGAACACAACATTGCTCTACTTCAGTGTGATTGAATAGTCTCAGTATAAACTGATTTAGGCAATGACACACTGTTTACATTGAGAAAACCTTTATGTTGATGTGACTCGTTTGTTTCCATttgttttacagtttgatcTTGTATGTGACAATGTAAATTCACTTAGGGGCGCACAGACCGTATTATTGGCTGGAATTCTAGTTGGCAGTCTTCTCTTTGGCCCTTTATCAGAATTGTAAGTGTTACTAAATGGAAACTTGATACtgttttaaatgactttttttatttagagaCTCAACTAATGACTTTCATGATTAAGTATCAGAGCTGAAATCATGTTTGCAATTTACAGTATACCTCCTATGTTGCccaagacatttttttttacattgggcccttatttaaaatgttaaaaaaggaTCAATTTTGGATATATTAAAAGCaatatttataaacaaatatgtattttttttgtcttgaaCTCCAGGTTAGGCCGCAAGCGGGCAACACAGATTCCTATGGTGCTCATGCTCATTTTCACAGTCATAATTGGGCTCTCTTCGAACTTTTATGTGTATGTCGCATCCCAGTTTTTTGTAGGTATTTCCTACGGAGGATTTCGGATCAACTGCATTATCCTTGGTAAGAGAAACTGTCAAGCAACTCTTCattttttagaaaataaaatttttatttttgtgtccTCAACAAAcccgtttttttttgttttagtgTACTCATAAAACTACAGTGTTATGACCATAAACCACAGCCTGGCTGTATTGTTTATCACTGTAATTGCTGTCTTTATTTGCTGTAGCCACTGAGTGGGTTGGAGTTGCTCAGAGATCCTATGCATCCTGTTGGAGTCAGCTATTGGGAGCTGTGGGACAAGTTGTAATTGTTGGCCTCGTATATTACGTAAGGGACTGGAGATTGTGCCAGTTTATAATGACTGGTCCAATTGGATTTGTGACACTCTACATATGGTAAGTGTCTAATTCAGGGTTTTATGAGAAAGTACACTATGCTTTTCAACAAGGGATGaactctgtaaaaaaaaaagtaaattccGGCAGCTGGGGTGCggaaaaaaatacagtaaaataatgggcacaataaattacagaatttGTCTGTGatacaaaaatacagtttttttctgttagtttaaattaatattttttttatatttgacccaacaatggctAAAAATAACCTACACAAAAAAGAGGAATTGCAATACAATATTTGACATAACAGATGTTTACATATGTTCACACGGTTATAACTACATTTACAAGATAAGCCCTAACAAACAATTcttactgcaaaaaaatgactttcttactttgtatttttgtcttgttttcagtaaaaatatcaaacaattcttaaattaagatgtattttcttgatgcgcaaaatgacctaggaaagtCTAGTTTCctatggaataagaaaaaaattattgaattaagtatttatgaaaaaagaaaacttatttaaatatttttttcatattacattggcagatttatttgacttgttttaagcagtagtttacttaaagtttatatttttttgtcctaggtcattttgctcatcaagaagaTACATCTTGATtgaagaatttttagtttttttttactgaaaacaagacaaaatactaagtaaaagagtcatttttttgcagtgtaatgcTGTGCAATGTTACCTGGATGAACTGTAAAGGTGTTTCTGTGCCTTAGTAGAGATAAAATGAGTAAACGGTATCAAACATTTTCAATTCtcgtttttttttatcaaaacatgagttaaaataacataaaaagttGAATAATTTTAGTAgttctaaatgaacacattattgagtaaattcagcttcattttatcatgtttaattcacttaaatttgtaaatagtaaatttatttcataattttgtgttgaaactacaTGAATGATTTTAGTAAACATAACTAACTAGACATGTAGACTCatagttcccagcatgctttgcatgggactgcatttgAAGAGTAAAcgctattttatgtgttttaaactaaaaagaaagacttgttagtgtataatgttcatttatctacGAGATTTTGAAgagtttcaatttcatttttgagttttgtagttaccattgttcagaaaACTGGTGCTTGTGCATATACTGCATACTGAAGTATGTTGTGCTTTACAGCTTCATAAAACAAAACTGGGTGGGCGCGTTGATTGAATAAACAATTTGTGCCCTCATCTTACAGAAAGATAAAGTTTAAATCAATGTTTAtggaaacaacaacaaaaaaagttatttgTACCAAGAAAAGTAGATTAAACTAAGTAATACTAGAACTATGAGTTAACTCAACTTAATTTTGTTGCGTTTGTATTAAGTAATATTACAGTGTTtattatacttaaaaaaggCTGCAAGTTGACTCAACTTAAAACATCCAATGCAGCCACTTGCCTCAATTTTTATACGTTAGATTTAggtattactttttacagtgatgGCTGTTTACATGATTTGTAATTCTTGTTTCCCAATAGTGACAGTATGATGTTGAGATTCATTTAAAGACATTTGAGAGACTTGTACACAATTTTTACAAAAAGTGCTAACATTCACTGATTTACAGGAAGGTAACAAGAGCCAGGGGTGTTTAAACTTCTGAACACTGACTTGTTAATTGTTATTGACAATAGAAGCTTTTGGAAATCCCAAAGCTTCCTATAGCTTCAAGAATCTCCCCAAAATCAGCATATACGTTAAATCACAACCCTGATTTTTTTGACCCAGTCATTTGTAAATAGCATGTTGCTATTAATGGCtagttattattcatttaatgaTATTAGAGCAGTTTTGTCATTTTTCAATGCATTACTTTGCACTATTTCTTTTGAAGTAATAAATGAATACTCTTTATGTGTTTCCTGGTATAGGTTTATTCCAGAATCTGCTAGGTGGCTTCTTGACCGTGGTAGAACAGCAGATGCAAAAAAACTCATTCAGAAAGCAGCTGCGATCAACAAACGCGCAGTTCCTGATTCAATAGTGGAGAAGGTGACCTGATTAAGACACTgtgtatttgatttttttttgcacattaagCCAATGCGAAAGATTTGTGTCATCTAATCAACAATGAATGTTTTTGATATGTTGTAGGTCATAAAGCCTGCTCACAGAGGGGGCATAAAAATCCTTTTGTCTTCACATGTGCTCAGGAAATATTTCATAGTTGTTGCTTTTGGATGGTGAGTTCATTCCTAAAGCATTGTTTATgttttcaaaaatctttttgTCAAAAATATGTTTCTGTATTTCCAAACTTCAAGTTTTAAAATTAACTTTATGCGTTTTATATTCAGGGGTGCGCTAAGCCTGTCATACTACAGCCTCTCTCTGAACGTGGGGAAGTTTGGCCTTGATATTTTCCTCACTCAGCTCATATTTGGTCTTTCTGAGGTGCCTGTTCATTTTGTCTGCATGTGGTTATTGGAGACAGTTGGAAGAAAGGCATCTTTCATGGGTACCCTCCTAATCGGAGGCCTTTTCTGTATGCTGACCATTGCAGTTCCTCAAGGTAGTTACTTTGTATGAACTTCTTATAAAACCATATACAGGCAAAACCACACCTGCAATATTGTAGCCTATCATCACGATTGTAAATATTTCCATGCTGCCTTTCTTAATATTATGGTCatagatatcaaggttattttccACAGAATGTTGATTATtatatgtaggatgattttatgtagaaaacagtaataGATATAAAGTATAACCTCTGTTTAAGGTAATTACATTGCCGTCACTGCTCTTGCCACATTTGGAAGACTTCTCATGAACGGGGCTGGCAGCGTTTGCAATGTTTATATTCAAGAACTGTTTCCCACTTCTATCCGGTAGGCACAAGCATTCGCTAATCTTTGCGTGAATGAGATGTCAATGTTTGAAattcatttatataataaataattgttaAATTGCAGTCAGACAGTCACCGGCCTGGGTGCCACAGTCGCACGGATAGGAAGTATGTTGTCCCCTGTACTGGGCATGTTGGAGGTCTACCACTTTTCCATACCCACTGTGGTGTTTAGCAGCTTAGCACTAATAAGTGGAGCATAGGCCTATTTCACAATATGGCGGCCGAGACCGGATGTAGGTAAAACGCATTTCCGGTGAAAGCTATTCCGGTAAAAGCCTATCCAAAACGATGGCGGAGACTAAAAGTAGTCAGTCTTGTAGCGTGCCTTTGTTTTTAAATTCAAAGAAAAAAGAACCATACTTGTCATTTAACAGCTTTCCGAGcgatgaaaatgcaaaaagcgTTGGATCTGGGCTACTCGAAGAGATTAGTGAGCATTATTTACAGTGAGGAGAGGCAGCAGTTTTGTGTGTGCTATGCACTTCACGGAGAATGAAGTCCGCGTCCACCCCGAGTCTTGCTGATTTACTATTTAGTACAACTTTATGATTAACTGATgatttattaaatgtgtttgaAAGATGAGTTGTTgtcttattttattatattttaccttATATTTCCTTGCTTGTGCACGCAATGGCAGCTGTAACAGTCTGTCTTGATGCCTAGCTTACTAAAATGTGCTGTCTGATAAAGCAATGCAAAAGATGGTTGCACAAACTTCTTCCAGCAGCACATGAGCGTGTATGCCGTCAGTTCAGGTGGGGTGATGGTTTCAAGTGTGATATGAAGAACGTGAAAGAAAGACCTTCGtgtattttacatatttatttgttttgctgTTCATTTAAGAAGTACATTGAACCATTTACTCCCAACAGTACAATGTATTTGTAgctacattttatatttataattctaCTTGTACAATATTAAAATTTCTAGTCCAATTCCATGTAAAGATTGCATTTTTGCATTGACCCAGTCTAGTCAAAGTTTGCTGCCATCTACTGGggaaaaacacttaaaataacatatttcaTACTAACATACAATGACATCAttctaatttatttatttacttattttgtgtgtacatttatagtatcaactttttaataaaattttaaatgccCTAAACAATGTACAATGGTTACAATGACCATTATAATGTAAAAGCTTATGTAAATGGTAACTGCAGTTGGTGCTGTTATTACAAAACTATTTAGCTTCTTTTAATACATACATTGATATAAGTAATACATTGGAAACAATCTGTTTATCAGAAAACATACCATTACATCCAGTAACTTATTATTTACCTCAAGCTGATGTGGTTCCTCTCGCTTTTGTAACGACCTATAACACCTGGCCCTAATAACAACTTTCCCTGAAATAATGTTTGTGACTGAACACACACAACCATACACAGttaacaacttttttttttaattatttttattaagaaCTTTTAAATCATCCATAAAACAACATTGATCATTCTGCAATGATAACTGCCTAACGTTAGCATAATACCTACCTTGATAATCGAAACTAAATCGCTCAAAAAATGGAATCTTTATCTAATTTTGATCTTCTTACCTCTCCCTGAAAACTATCAACAAAACGGACAACATCTGCTATTCTTACTTTAGGTAAATTAGTTAATGTCTGAGAAAAAACGAGCTGTTAGCGGTCCATGATAATGATTATGAATGAGATCCTTGACGGCGACGGCGCGACCGGAAAAGCGTTCTACCTACATCCGGTCTCGGCCGCCATATTGTGAAATAGGCCTATTGGCCTTCCTGCTTCCTGAGACGAGACGCACTGAGCTGCCTGACTCCACAGAAGAAGCTGAAGGCCAAAGGTAGATACTATTACAGCATTATATCCTTTACAGTGAATTCCTAAAAACATAGTTTTTTGTCAAGGAAAAATAACCTTATTGTTTTTTCCCaaagaaaaacaagaaaaacatcTGGGAATTGTGAAGAATTCGAAGCAACCAAGTTATAAGCCCTTGACTTTAAGTGATGTTTATATGTCTTCATTTCTATTAAATGTTCGAACTGTGTTTTGATGATTTCATTCTCATTCAacattattgaaatatttttggTTTCTGTGGTTTGTTATTTGCCACAGTAATGCAACTTAGtgtagatttaaatgtgttatttattggcaacagtttgtttaaagttaaatgaacattaaatattaacaagtctttatctttacagaataaaactataaaataacagcctcatgcaaagcattctgagatccagaaatcctcatcaacattttttctgttttttccttcagattttatTTCCCAGAGTGCTTTGCATGAACAAACTGTTGCGTGTaaataagttactggcaaacaacTGTGTAAATACGTATGGGTGAATAGCCCTGAAGTGGGACACTTGTTCTGCATATTTCTGTTCCAACCCTACTGCAACACACCTGCCTCTAATTTTAATCTAGCCCTGAACAAATTGATTGcaggatcagg from Paramisgurnus dabryanus chromosome 6, PD_genome_1.1, whole genome shotgun sequence encodes the following:
- the slc22a13a gene encoding solute carrier family 22 member 13; the protein is MADFGEILEAIGSFGLFQKLLLLALCFPNLILPFHFVTLIFNNADTNHHCNTDWILQVDPNLTREEQLHLTVPMLQDGSYSPCLMYKPVNWSLAAIREYGLNETTACIDGWVHNDTMYESTIVTEFDLVCDNVNSLRGAQTVLLAGILVGSLLFGPLSELLGRKRATQIPMVLMLIFTVIIGLSSNFYVYVASQFFVGISYGGFRINCIILATEWVGVAQRSYASCWSQLLGAVGQVVIVGLVYYVRDWRLCQFIMTGPIGFVTLYIWFIPESARWLLDRGRTADAKKLIQKAAAINKRAVPDSIVEKVIKPAHRGGIKILLSSHVLRKYFIVVAFGWGALSLSYYSLSLNVGKFGLDIFLTQLIFGLSEVPVHFVCMWLLETVGRKASFMGTLLIGGLFCMLTIAVPQGNYIAVTALATFGRLLMNGAGSVCNVYIQELFPTSIRQTVTGLGATVARIGSMLSPVLGMLEVYHFSIPTVVFSSLALISGVLAFLLPETRRTELPDSTEEAEGQRKTRKTSGNCEEFEATKL